DNA sequence from the Anthonomus grandis grandis chromosome 21, icAntGran1.3, whole genome shotgun sequence genome:
aatctcGTTTTTGcccacggtaccattttttttcttaaaattaaaatcgacAAATCATAATGTAAGCCCTATGATGGCAAtatccagtaaaaaaaaaccaagaaaaaaaaaattaaaaaaaaagttaaattaaagccattaaaaatttcgaaaaaacggtttttatttttttctaaataaactataactctgacaactttttatacgatattataaaaattacgataattaaatattacgaggtatttaaatgttaaaactaattgattatagctatcacagattcggagaaaattggaaaaaactattaatcataaatattgaattatcaagagccctatggaaaaatttcaactttttatttttctatcttgtactacttcaggatacctttcaaaaaggttattatcgatttgactctaaaatgaacagaaaacctatttctttgcatttttcgattttcgaacaaaatccggcccaaaatgaaaattttttcaaaacatgctccaaattcaaaatttcttttttctggctaaagaccattcaaaaagtaatgaaaaagcttaatgacaaaattttttaaaatctataataatgctacaatattatgaaagaagataagttccctttaaagcctatgtattcgaacagatgattttttaatattttttttgaatggcaaatttaagaaataatttaactaattaagataaaaggaatagggtaatacaaaatattatctacaaatatatacatatcatctaatagcaaatttcaatcaaataggaaattttgatagtcacgtgaccctagaacttaatattttaaaattttgtaagaaatcaacaattgcatcctaaataaaccccaaattccaaatttgaacccaatcggatcaatagcaaaaaagttatggaagtcacgtgactttaaaattcaatatgtcaaatttctgtcataatttattacttgcatcttAGATAAagcccaaattccaaatttcaacccaattggatcaatagcaaaagaattatcaaagtcacgtgactttaaaatataatttgacaattatctgttaaaatttattaattgtatcctaaataaagcataaatattaaatttgaacccaatcggactcatagcaaaaaagttacaatagtcacgtgacccggaagtgaaatgtcaaatatctgtgaaaaattaataattgcatcctaaataaaccccaaataccaaatttcaatcaaatcggacaaataggaagaaagttaaggtagtcacgtgaccttaaaacatagtcatgtcaaatatctgtaaaaatttattaatcttatccgaaataggtactaggtaccaaatttcaaccaaatcgcaccaataccaaaaaagttatgatactcgactaaccttaaaaatcaataatttcaaaaaaattttatttatatcccaaaagcaatgtttaagaattgttaacatatattaataataaactaaatagtaaaagctcacctaatatctaaatttttattttaaattaaatagatcattacgactgacccgtgtatatattcgaataattttaataaaataatcgggcaaatttcaattcgtctcaccccggtataaaaccactgacttttcaaaaaaacggcatttttcgaagacgtcaaaatgtttgccgaattttcctggccgcaatacacaatttccccaaatgatatgcacagattcggaaagcccattcattttctgattcggtgcttcctttccctgatcgtttccggttcattttcattcataattttacaaaaaacccaaccaagtcccggccacctgtcacgagcaaaaaatttgtacccaccatgcgtcaaagtattgttcccactagccatttcatcagagtttaggttgacacctccaattacctgcaaaaacgcaaaaaaatggacttttttcataaaatcgcatttttcgggtacttgtactatcgctggaaccctgaaattttagtatgtgttgtaaaacaaaatttcggatcttttagatgatgtctgatcttttcaccatgtacagggacgtggcaaatgaattaaacgcgaaaattcgaattgctcagaacctattaatgttggaagattgtaattttacataaataatggggttattaaagtatttaatgcctgagaatataaatggtccaggtgccactacgaaaaagttattaaataaaatgtgattttcgggtcggaccttcatgggtaaagttcattattgctcgccctgtatggttcccaaaaatttcggttatatgccatatgaaaggtaaaagatgaagttattttttgaaaaaaaaaaatttcccaaaataagtatcgtttggcggaaaatctcaaaaaactgaaaatgctagaactcgtaaaataaattttttacaaaaaaaagctccaagtatgttaaatctcttataaaatgaagtcttttcgccgaaacactttttttataaaaatttttttttagcctctggagaagtttgaattttttttttagtcacttttgttcgcttataacaactcaccctgtataccgatcgggcccaaaaagtatacagacatgaattactataaagtcttttaggcctaaaaatttcaatttttttgacagcgttaaaattgagatctcgtgcaaaaatgaattttgacccgtttttttacgaatttttgactttgagacagtaccgctccgtttggtggtaccggaaaaggtactggaaaaaaaattgtttacggatccatcattcccaatgtgttgagagaccctatgccaaatttcatcgtttcgctagccatacagccaaagatatgaatttttatttccaaaaaaacacgatttttcggacccgaggtcgcgtgcataatatagtctgcgactatataacaagtagacgcttcgcgtctactttagtccgtggggaccagtagaaattttaaaaatttttgtcagtactacaaaaaaaaaatctccaaaattatccaaggagtgccctaaacacgcagtggggaagagacctgccgtatcctcataaggctctgagttcaaaccttagcctcggcatggtgctctacccaactttttctttttttagtacttcgaaaaaattaacatctatagtaaatccaaaaatctcatccattattctctaagagaccaacatacaaaattgacgaaacacaaagtcacggtctcacaacatgtaattaaatgggctacacgtgtttcgctctagttagagcatcatcaggcctttagaagccatccacacacttatgctgtaactgatgatgctctaactagagcgaaacacgtgtagcccgtttaattacatgttgtgagaccgtgactttgggtttttctttgtttttcatcaatctatagtaaatacagagagaaaagggaaggtcttattatatattataatcagaaTTAAATatcattgaaatattacttacttatttctgggtatcatgcttcagagaaccatgatgtgttacaatacgcttcgtTCTCAAGAACTCTTAGTATTCATATTACTTACAATTCTCAATTgtacaaattaatcaaacatATAAGTTAAGTAGTAAAAGACAATTATTCAAAAGCAGCTATACAAATGAAGTAATCGATGATTTTATAGTGGAAGGAAAACACGTATTTTTATACCGcgttaatgtttgtttttatatattttaaatactaatgAACTGGGTTTACATTCATATTATTCTTAACAACCCCTACTGAAAACAActtcatatattaaaattaccactagtataagtgttattttttttacaaataatttcaaaacaccctgtatatcacgATGATTATTattgtacatattattttttttacatatgctcttaaaacttatttgtttttaggAAAGTTTGTTTTACAATACCATTTGgttcaatagcaaaaaagttacaatagccTCTGTATTATTATATTGATGATATAAATCAAACCTTTTAACCACTAACCTTTAGTATTCAAAATTTCAGTAAATCATTCATATACAACAATCtgcattttaatattactattagataatattagtaattatttatcgaagaaaaaaaaaattgacaacgtCGGCACCCTTTGGCATGAATTATCCTAATTGCTTTAAGGTGAATTTACACATGTATGCGTTTAGTGGCGCCAACGGTCGCGTCAGTTCTATTTGCATGCCAGTAATAAAGGTTCATACTACTgctaaaacagaaatatttgtcATGACAGTTTCATTTTCATATAGTACGTAATATGTCAGTCGAACTTCGCGAAGCCTGCAAAACAGTCGCTAAATTTTCAGGAGAAAAAAAATCTCTACCAAACGAAAAGACCGTGTGTAAATTGAAGCAAGTATTGGCTGTCGACTTATATCCTGCAAACTACAAAAATTATCTTCGAatgaaaaaacaacattttgtaatttttctagATTGTGTGAAGTCACGTATTATGAAAATGGACACTCACCTGAGAAACGCGTTAACACCATAATTGAAATTGGAAgtcatattaaaatatcttacaaCAGGAGATTCTTTCACTTCATTGCAATATACATTACAAGTAGATCCGACTCTTCTTGCTGCAGACTGGAACGAAAATTTCTGTCGTgagtatttttgttattatacgAAAGGTTTGAATTTCGGCATAGTGTTATATTCATGACTGGCAGAGGCGGAAGGTGGTTGTAGTTGCTGAGCATTACATCAAATGCTCCcaaatccaacccaacccaaccgtATAAGATAAGAGTGTATGTACGCTATCGATTTCAAAGCGACTGTTTCCAGTAGCTTATTCAACGAACAAACCACCGACCTCCCAAAACAATCAAACTCATTGTCCTCTTTTGTATTAGgctttacatataatttttgaacaatttcctGTAGCCCTTGTAAAGTCTACTTAGTGCCACTTGGCAATTTAGtaggtttaaagttaatatttgaagcaCTGGATTTTTGGCTGCAAACGGAAGACCATCTGATGGACGAGTATTTTCAAAAAGCAGTTTCTTCCACTTCCAAAATGGAACAATAGTAGAAGGTTTATGGAGAGAAGAAGTACAAAGTGGCTCACTCAGAGATTTAAGATCAACTGCAGATAGTCAGTCGTAACCATTCGAGAAATGCTGCGCAGCTCAGAAATAAATAATCTGATTGGTTTATGGGTGATGGGTCTGTCCCTTGGTAAATGgaaatgataaataattaataatttaatattttggctCCTGTTAAAACCGTGAAAATAAAAAGATCCTGGTTAACCGACAATATAGTATTAatgataaagttaaaaaaaaatgcatacagTAGCtgcaaaaaaatctgaaaatgcCTCTCATTGCGATTATTATAAACAGTTGCGCAATTTAACGAATATAGGGTTAACAATTAACAACGAAGAGAAGAAACTAATGGAaattaataccttttttttgtaattttcttttttatatattaacatttttataaaaacaataaaaaaactgttttgtttccgaattatttgcttttaaaacaaTCACTGTAAATGAAGTAAAGGAACACCTATTGGCCATTGAGTCTCTTGCAGTGGTATCAGATTTAATTAATATCCAGATGATAAAAATGTGGTCTCCGAAAGTTTTGCCTTTTATTTGTCATATAATTAATTCATGCATTCTTGAAAATATCTTTCCCACTGCTTGAACAATTGCCAAAGTAAAACCgttacaaaaaaaaggaaagttgCAGTTGCAGTTGATTATAATGATTTACGCCCAGTCAGTATATTATcatgtttatcaaaaattttaaagagggtaatgaataaataaattagacaacatataaacaaatttaatctTCTGCCAGAACATCAGTCAGGTTTCAGGACTGGGTATAGCTGCGCAGCATCCTTAGTAAATATAACCGATGATTTATGTAGGGAAACTGATAAAGCCAATACCACCGAACTAATCCTTTAAGACTACTTAAAGGCGTTTGACACTATTAATTATGAGATACTGCTGTCCATTTGACATTTTGTTGGATTTTCAGAGGAAGCAATAGCTTTTacagaaagttttttaaatgagagGAGCCAATATGTTAAAACGTCTTTGGGGCAGTCGGAGCAAGGTGCAATTAAAAACGGGGTACCACAAGACTCAATTTTGGGACCGCTTTGGTTTTCTATTTATACGTGTAATATTGCTTTATGCATTGATCATGAAAAAGTTCATCAATATGCCGATGATAAGCAAatgttatacttttttaaaccaaaagaATGGGAACTTGCTGAAAAATGTATCGAAGAGGACCTAAAAAATCTtgttaaatatttcagaaaaacacaatttgcaaattaacccaaataaatctgtgttattattttttagaaagaacaaaaatcatgtaaaaaatcAGATGCAAATAATTATGCAGAGGAATCAGTTAACCAGTTCAAACTGAGCACGTAATTTAGGTCTTCTGATGGATACTGATCTTCGTTTTGGAGAGCATgttaatttgaatattaagaAAGCGTATGGTTCCCTAAGGTTGCTCTACTCACATCGGCACTTGCTCCTCGTGCAGCAGAAAATGCAACTCACATGCAATTATTATCACCAAAACACTGCTttaccttttaaataaaattagatatagGACAGATGTGCCAGATGAACATAAATGTAAGGTTTAGAAATTTAATAACTCCACCAGAACATACCACCGCAATATAAAGAGGTTTTTCTTATAACGTCTTTTGCTTATACAATAGACTCTCGCCTCATCTTAAAAGCCTTACTGTTAACCGGTTTAAAAAACATCTAAAGATGcagctttttttttgttgtttgttttaattttgttcttattatTTGTATCTTTGAaccagtaaaataaaaaatgtaattaattacttaaaaggCACTACTTTTCAACTATTACAATTTGTTAGTGTGTACTATTGATATACATGTAATTATGTTCTATTGTTGTCGTTTTTTTGTggttggtttttttaaatatctctagttttgaattatttattcttCCTTACACATCTTACATGGATGTATTAATACCTATTTCAAGTATTCATAGGATGTAGAATATATTCAGGTACTGAACCCGAACTTTTATAAATTGTCTTCcagtttctttctttttatgttattctaatttaactaagtttattatttattattgtaactcttaatattaaattaatgcaaataaattttattattattataatcaataaaatgtaataaataaaataatttgaactcGCAAAGTTTCCGATTTCGTTCTGATTCGTTTCTCGACAATCTtaacttttataagaaatacTATCTATATACATCCTATAAGCACGTAAGAAGTATACAAACTTTCTTGGACAAATCGATGTACACACGTGCAAATTTAATTTACTGGCGCACGAATTTTTACTGGTGCAATTAAAACTCACATGTGAATTCACCATTATGTACAGGCACTAACATGTTATTTCGCCGGTCAGGTCAGGTGATCAATATCGATAAATAACATTATCAATAACGTGATCAATAACAATCTCCTCATTGGTTGGTTTGATTTTGGAGATGAAGTGGATGTGGAAACCACAGTTTCTGTTCAGTTCGGTTGAAATGGCGGAACAAAGCGCAGtaagtattaatttttgattttatttgcgAAAAAcgcattttgaaattttttgcttaaatctTCAAAACTAGCGAAGTTCTATGCTGTTAAAAGCATTTTGGGACACCTGGTGTATATTAAGCAAGTATGTTTTAATGTCCGCTTAGTTCTGATTTTAAGTAAAAGCGGATACAAATGCAGATATTTTTGTGTTACCACAACAATAATGAGTAATAGTTTAGGATCAATGAGAAGAACtgttcaaattatttattttttgatgctTATCTTCGTTGCTACCTATTAGAGTTAAAGCAGCGCGGTTTTTACgctactttttcataaaatataattaatagtgACAGAGATGATGGCAGGAAAATTTGACACTCTGTACAATATTTTGACTAGGCTggcattattattttaatttttattaaatttgtcacattttttttatagattgtCAATGAGCCTGAGGGTATTGCAGTTGATGGTGagtaattcaaattaaatcagtgttttttgttattttaaaaatgtaagcaATATCGCATAATaggtttaacattttttgatatcttttctTTCTTGGTTATTATAGATCCTCCATCGGGGACCGCCACCCCTGAAGCGACCGCCGCCCCTTCGGCGACCGTCGCCACCACTACCGCCGCCACCACTGCTGCCCCTTCAGTGGCTACCCCTGATAGTAAGTAATTTAAtccgatttttttaattgtgattTTATCAATATAAGCAAAATTGTCATTTGGCTTacccattttattttaagaaaaagaaagtggTAACAGGTCAACtaatatttatatcattttttaatctttatagaaattatttttaacaattttttgtttcatattttatagatattgAAGATAACCATGTCTATTTAGgctgaaatttaattttatagtcaGACATAATGATAACTTTTAAGAAAGGAATGGTAAAgccataacttttaaaaaattttcgcaTATAGATTAATATGATATGCCAGtcataataaattcattttgtcATATTCTTGAATTTGCCAGAAATTACTCTAGCTTTTGAATGTTACATGacatatatatgttttttcaGAAGTACATtcttcatattttaaaagtcaataattaaatttttttttgtatacaaaaGGGTTTAAATAGTAGATAGAGTATACCAATATCCTTTTAAAAAAGTCCTTTTCAAATGTCATTATAACATATAGGTCAAATGTATTTAACATTGTATAgaattttttatgacaaaattagtataataattatgttaacTTACACAATATACTTGTTATGATTACAAGCTTAAATATGTATAAGTATGATATGTCTTGTGATTGTGAAGAAAACAACATTACAAACTCTTTCGAGTCTTGATAACCAAATTATTACAAACTTTAAGGGGTAATTTAAAGGTTTGCCTATGTACAGGTAATGGATATAATACTTTTCAGCTATGGCGATAACTatgtttcaataatttttcttgtttcaagacatgtatttttttatgataattttttaaaaaaaaagtacgttTAAAACCCTTCAAAATTACAACCATATATCATTCATCAAGTTCTTAACAATAATCTAAGcaatataaattacatctaGAATAATGTAACTGACAGTTTATAGAGATTCCACAAGACCATTTTTTCCAAAACCCTATACTTTGGAAAATCCAGACATACACACCATTTATGGCATATTTATATTAGTTCGAAACCACAaatgtaacaataaaaaaaattttattctgtaaaagttgaaaaacagagatttcatattttataaacatgtttaactttttaaattgtcaacTTGTCTAAATAAGAGACTTTATAATCGAACTATAATGATAATTTTCAAGAAAGATGTTTTATGAATTTCTAATTTGAAAAAGTAAAACTTGCAATTATGACTATGATTtgattaacttattttattggttttatcatttctttgatttttttttccaaaattacttcaatttttgaattttaaatgggatttttattttttttgaaatgataTCTTAAGTTATGAAAAAGAAGTGTGCCGGataattaattaccttaatataataactaaaaagaATAATGCTTACATTtggtacttttttttttcagtacttAGAATGTTGGAGGCCCTGCAAGGGCAGGTCAACGCCTTAGTGGTAAGCAgccctttttattttaattcttatttttatatttaatttctttttaaatatcacatttttaattGAACGTCACtagttttgttataaataatttaaaaaaaaattctttcagaaCCGGCCGACAGCAAGCAATggtaagttttatatattttaaactaaaacggttttaatttatagagtgaaataaaataatgaaaagatcttatatatttttcactatatCTTTTTATCTGAGTTTTGAAAACATAAGGTgtccaattttaattaaagtatattGATTATAGTGGCCAAATACCATATggattgtaatttaaattacttaattttacataaacttaaattacaaaattataatataaaaatagcaaaatgttaagttttaataattaatagtcTAATATGTGATTTCTGAAGCGccttctttaataatatttacaattaaaaaaaaaactaagttgaGCTTATCACTCACTATTTGTTATATGATCGTAGAattcttggacaccctgtataaattattaaaatagaaatgaaaatttaatgaaatattttctatttttagacaGGAGACCTGCAAGGCACCTCATTGCCAGGGGGGCGGATCATGGCCGCGGTGGTCGCCGTGGACGAGGTGGACACCGCGGCCGTGGACGAGGTGGCgggtcaaattattttttttatttttaataaataattaaaaagattgatacaagttttatttataaaattcaccTCTATTTGTTACATATTAATTACATAAACTAATGTTAACATTTGGATATCAATCacaattaaagatttttttgtttaatataaaagattacTACAATACGTTTTAAAATACATTCGAGTTCACCAAAACAGTAGCTAATATTTAACGTGcgacaaataaaacaattaatgttTCCTATACATTTTTACCTAAATATATCTAAGTTGTATACAGTATTTCCAAATATATTTGAGGTACTGAAAATTCAGAGGCTTTGGAGTAAAAAGCTTACACTGTCATGATAATTTcgatataatgaaaatatatgattacaaaattataattttaacatagAATGCACTGAATTTAGTTTCTTGATTatgtattcataaaaaattccatGTTATCAACTTAATTTTCATTGAAGTTGGATCTTATTGCCACATAaacatgttatttatttttactaattttttttgtatgcattATCTGAAGAGAAAACATGGAACACTTTTAAGTAATCCCTAAATGAAGGTATCGTTCAAATCATttataaatgtgatttttttttattaaatgtatcaTTTGCATAAGTTGCCAagagaaaaactataaaaattaaagaaacccTATTTTCACCGATTTTTTAGTATCCGataatatttgtttgttaagGAACATTTATTGTCGGATATAAAGAAAGCCtttctataattaaaataattgaatttgtCCCTACGTAAAATCCACATTTTAACTGTCCCAATACAATTATAATTCCTTCTCTCTTGTAACGCGAATATAGAAGTAACTTCTCTTCAATCATTTCCCGTTGTTGAGGTTTGGCCCATTTGCAGCGACATTAATATCCTAAATATTAATGtgaatttaccaaaaaatattacttgaaATAAATGCGTATCaaagaaaagtttattaattttttaatttaaaaaaaattagtatgaATCTGATTGGTAAAAATAGAATGCCACAATTATCATATAATATGGGCAATCAtccttatataatatattatagtcGTGAAAGCTAACACTGTCATTCTTGGGGTGTTCTATAGAAGTGGGTTCTTGTTCTGCAGGGCGGTGCAGAAGCCTTGATTACATAAGATATTACGATATGTTACTTTCAGATATTTTATAACAGTAAGTAAggtaattttgataaattttaattacaaaatgatCTCACCGTTTACAccccattaaaatttaatttctaaacaTGTATTTACTCCTTTCGTAAGGTTCATGACTTCTTTTTACCATAATCACATTTATGTACTTGTATTAATAAGACTATTGAAAGCATTATCTTcgaattaaaatagttaataatataaaaaaagttaaataatcattatagctaACTTACTAAAACGTTAATGTAGCTAACacaatattgaaattatttgtatttcTCGTAGACTTTGCTTAGAAGCATTAGTTGGGACTGGAGAGCCTCTGTTTTAAGATGCATGGTTGTTCTCCAATTTGAAGGGCCTGTAATAAGAATATTTCTGtgttaatttgaataatttcctCTAAAGTATTGTATGTATATACAAAAGTGTAACGAGATAAATTTTCTCTCTATATTTGAGATAATACTAAGAAAAAGTCTCAAAAAacgtacttttttttaattatatttttgacatgGGAACATAAATGATTCGTATTTTGGTATATTAAGAAGGTAattaaaataccaattttatatGTAACACGAAAACCTCTttgtaatgaaaattaaaagtattagtttagcagagcgctttcgccATCCAGTCATCACCAATGCTAACTGAAAATAGGGATGATGATCTTCGATTAGAAATTAAAAGTTatgaataagatttaaaaagtaatttgagaAGACCAACAAACTTTCTGGAGAAAAAGAGTTTTATAGAATAATTACTTCACAACAACATATGGAAAATCACAACCGTTTAAAGACATacaatgattaaaaattaacaaccgGGCGAGACTTTCCACTCAAGTACAATAAAGAAAGTCATGATAGAGTCTCATCACGAAAAACCGACTAACTTTGCAAAGAAAAAGTTCATTGATATTAGAAATTTATAGCTCAATAACCGAGAAACTATTAAGTGAAAAGTTTAAATGTATGTTAAAACAAATTTGTGAATAGGGAAAAAGGTCTATGCGCTTCTAATAGTGCATCAGTTGATGAAGCTGCGAAACGAAAATGTAACTTAAgtgttctataaaaaaataatattaagacaatttattaaaaattattacaacaaaCTTACCAAATATTGtgcaacaaaaaagaaatatctgCTTTGCTGAAATCTTTGAACGTATCTATTCCTCAGTAAGGGATGTCATTTCTGTGTCTTGCATTTTAATGACCtgtaaagaaatgtttttaatatacaagattttctttaaaataatataaacaaataaataaaagaaaaaattttggatcataaaattcatttaaagaaaTGTCAAGTAAATATAATTACTCACCAATAATTAAATCTCGAGCAATCCAAAACTCCAGGAAGATGTAATTTTTCCCTCAATCTGTAGTCTTCTGGTCAAAGTTTGGTGTATGGACTTGTCATTGTCAAGCCCTTTGAACGTGTTTcctttaaattgaaatctgGTTACTATCATCTGGTTGGCCGCGATTAAAATGGTGCctataagaaaatatgattaaaaaaaacatattggcATCTGATGAGCAACATATTGTTTCGTCCTCATT
Encoded proteins:
- the LOC126748069 gene encoding 30S ribosomal protein S5-like isoform X4, whose translation is MKWMWKPQFLFSSVEMAEQSAIVNEPEGIAVDDPPSGTATPEATAAPSATVATTTAATTAAPSVATPDILRMLEALQGQVNALVNRPTASNDRRPARRLIARGADHGRGGRRGRGGHRGRGRGGHRGRGNGGGSNYFF
- the LOC126748069 gene encoding 30S ribosomal protein S5-like isoform X3, whose protein sequence is MKWMWKPQFLFSSVEMAEQSAIVNEPEGIAVDDPPSGTATPEATAAPSATVATTTAATTAAPSVATPDILRMLEALQGQVNALVNRPTASNDRRPARRLIARGADHGRGGRRGRGGHRGRGRGGHRGRGNGGGSNYFF